The genomic window TACCTCCCGCATCTTTTACTCTAATTGTTGCTAGAACAGAAGTCAACAACATTTAATTAGTGGCTAAACTATCACCATCAGACTACGAGTACAGACGCACAAGTGGTTCAGTTTCATCTCTGAACTACCATTTTGTATTTGTCCCTAAACGGCGAAAAGCTGTGTTAATAAAAGAAGTAGCACAGCGTTTGCAAGAAATTATATTAGAGTTAGTAGTTGAGCATGAGTGGAGACTTATAGCATTAGAAATAATGCCCGACCATGTTCACTGTTTTTTAAATGTTCCAACACATGAATCACCTGCTGATGTAGCAAGATGGATTAAGGGTAGGGCGTCTCATCATTTAAGAAAGGAGTTTCCACATCTAAAAAAACTTCCTTCTCTCTAGAGTCCCAGTTACTTTGTCGCTTCTACTGGTGCAGCAAGTACCGAAGTTGTAAGAAAATATATTGAGAATCAAAAAAGTAATTAAAACTAAAATGTCTGATAAATCAGACAGCTAGCTTTCATCCCCCGGCTAAAAGCACAGATATGACTTTCCGCCAAGCTACAAGTCATATCTTCGGGGGTTCTCAGCATCTTTCCGATAGATTTCTAAGAGTGCTTGAGCATCGTCAAGGTTTCTGGGACGGTAGCCTAGTAGTCCGAGGAATATTTTGTCTTTACCAGATTGATGGCTGGGAACGAGAACATACTCTGAAAATTTTCTGGGGTCGCCAGTGATTTGATTAATTTGCCATTGTTGAGCGTTTTCTGATTCAAGGTTTTCTCCTGTGTTGCTCATAATCGCGCGATCGCTCCCGATCACTTCTCAACTCAAATAATGAGCGATAGCACTAATTTTATGCTAAACAAATTTTACATGTGGAAATGCGATCACTATCGACTTTCCTAAATTTAGGGTGAATTGTACTTAGCACTTTCTTATGGGCCTGAAAACACAGCTTGTTCTATATCATCCCGACTGAGAGAATATTTGAATGAACGTTGGATATCTTGTCCATTTTCCCCAGATTGGACATATCGCACTACAATTTGCTCAACGTCGAGCCATAGTTCAGCTTGCCAACTAGGCCGCTGCACACGCCAGCAATGCCTCTGTATATCATCTTGTTGACAGCCTTGGTCTTTTAGCCACTGTTCAATTTGTGGCAGGGAATGATTATATAGGGGGGTATCAGAGGGAAGAAGAGGCATAGGTATTTGGGATTTTAGATTTGGGACTTCGGCTTGGCTCAGTCGAACGATTTTGGATTAGGGAATTTTTTAATTTTTAATTATCATAGGGGTAATTAGTTGCGACGCATGGGTAATTTGCTGTTGTACAGATGTAGTTAGTTGCAGCAAATGGGTTTGGAAAGCAGCCTCACCACGAGTTAAGCCAATGGCAACTGCTAGTAGCAGACAACCTACAAATGTTAACACCAGCATAAATAAAGCAAAGATTTCGCCAGATGAGAGGGGGCGATCGCTCGCATCGAGGTAAGCTGATTTTGACCAGTCATGGGAACGCGAGACGGGATGATTCAAATCAGAGGGTGGTTGAATCACTCCAAAGCGGGAATAGCCAATTTTTAAATCGTAGCTTAACCGACTTTCTGGATGGCTAAGGGTGGCGTAGGCTTCGTTGATTTGCTGAAATTTGGGAGTGGCGATCGCAGTAGGCAAGTCTGTAGTATCAGGATGATAGCGTTTGCTCAGTTGCCGATAAGCGCGACGAATCTCGATTACCGATGCCGAGGGATGCAGTCCTAGCAGGGAGTAATAAGTTGGTTTACTGCTTTGTGGCATTGCCCCGTTATGATTCACGGCTGTTTGAGTCACCTTGCAATCAAGTTTTTTCTAATATTGTAAACCTGCTAATGCCATAGAGGGCTAACCGCCTTTATTCCCAGATTTGATTTCAAACGCACAAGATCGCAGAGTTTGAGATTTACAGCTTTGTTCGGGCATCAAGACCTAGATGGAAATTTCACTGTTCATTTGATTAATTTTTACAGGGTGGATATCGGATCATTAAATAATCTAGATATACTCCCTCATCCCTAACGCAGTAAATCAGCACGGGGTTTAAAGGTTTCAATTTGCCGTACCTTTTCGTAAAGTTCCCGTTCTTCTTGACTAATATTTTTCGGGGTAACTATTTGAACTTCTACTAATTGATCACCACGTTTACCGTCATCGCTGGGGTAGCCTTTATTCCCTAGTCGAAATTTTTGACCAGACCTAACTCCTGGGGGAATTGTCATTTTCACTGGCCCATCCAAAGTTGGTGCTTCTACCTGTCCTCCTAAAACTGCTTCACTGGGAGTAACTGGTACTTGGCAGAGGATATTTAAACCTTCTAGCTTGAATAATGGATGAAGTTCAACGGTAATTTTTAAGTATAGGTCGCCACCACCAACGCCTTGGTTCCGCAAACGAATGGTTTGACCTGTTACCATACCTGGAGGCATGTTAACTTCTAGCGATCGCCCATCTTCCAAACGAATGCGTTCATTACCACCTTGATAAGCTTTTTCTAGTGGGAGCGTTAATCTAGCTTCTATATCCCGACGGGTAGTGCGAGGTGGGGTGTTAGGGGTGTATACAACTTTTGTTCTAGGGGAACGAAACGGATCGCTAGTATTGCCATTACTGGAGTTACTTGTGCCATTCTTATTTTTGACGCCGATAACTTGATTAATAAAGCTTTCAAAGTCAGAAAATTGGCTTGGATCTACGTCCTGATTACTGTTGCGATCGCTTTGGCTACTTTGCCAAGTTTTAGTCTTTGGCGTCTTAGGGTTGCCCGCAAAACCTTTTTGCTTCCAGTAGCGGCTAAACTGGTCGTACTGCGATCGCTTGGCTGGGTCTGAAAGGACTTCATAAGCCTCGCCGATATCCTTAAATTTTTCCTCAGATGCTTTGTTACCCGGATTGAGATCGGGGTGATATTGCCTTGCTAACCGTCGATAAACCTTTTTAATTTCCTCACTAGAGGCGTCTTTAGATACTCCTAAAATCTCGTAGTAATCTCGAAAATTCGGCAAATTTTGCATAGTCAGTTATTTAAATTTTAGATTTTAGATTTTAGATTTTGGATTAATTAGAAGAGACGCGATTAATCGCGTCTGTACAGGAGTTATGAGTTGGAAGATTTAATTTTTAACTTCTCTCTCCTAACTTCTCACTTCTAACTTTTATTAGGAGTATTACGACCAATCATTGTCTTCTTCATCATCCCAATTATCTTGGTAGCTAGGACGGGATTTGCGGGGAGGACGGCTTTCATAGGAGGAACGACTGTCTCGGCTATAGTCTTTACCGTAATCTTTACCGTAATCTCTGCCATAGTCCTTACCGTAGGAATCGCGTTCCCGATATGTATCTCTGGGAGATTCGCGTTCTTTATCCTTATCACCGCCAGTAAAAATGTCACGGATAGTACCAAACAAGTCGTCGTCTTCCTCTTCATCATAAGACTGGCGGACTTCCCGGTTTAGATCATACAGAGCATCTTGCAAGTCGGCGTAGGCTTGGTCAATACCGCGATCGCTATTTTCCTTGAGACTCTCCTTTAAATCTCGGCAAATATTATCAATTCTTTGGCGGCGGCTGCGGGCAAACTGCATACCAAATTCGAGCGCTACATCTCTGAGTTGTCGTTCTGCTTGGATAATCAACGCCTCAGAACGAGTCCGCTTTTCTACCCTTTCTTTCCGTTCGCGATCAACATCGGCGTATTTCTGAGCGTCCTGAATCATCCGATTCACTTCCGACTCATTCAAGGTGGAAGCGCCTTGAATGGTGATACTCTGTTCTCGACCAGTGGTTCTATCTAGGGCTGTTACCTGTAAAATACCGTTAGCATCGATATCAAACGATACTTGTACTTGAGGAATACCCCGTGGCGCTGGTGGGATGCCATACAGCTTGAACCGTCCCAAAGACTTGTTGTTTGCTGCCATATCCCGTTCGCCCTGGACTACGTGAATTTCTACAGTATTTTGGTTATTTTCTGACGTGGAAAAAATATCAGAACGGCGGACTGGGATGGTGGTGTTGCGAGGAATGAGTTTTTTCATCACGCCGCCGATGGTTTCCAATCCCAAAGAGAGGGGTGTGACATCCAAAAGCAGCACATCTTTGAGTTCGCCTGCGAGAATGCCTGCCTGAATTGCTGCACCCACTCCCACTACTTCATCGGGGTTGACGTTTTCATTGGGTTCTGTACCAATCAAGTCCCGTACAAGCTGCTTCACCATTGGCATCCGTGTAGAACCGCCCACTAGCACAACTTCTTCAATGTCTCTAGGTGAGAGTCCGGCATCTTTGAGGGCGCGTTTCACTGGTGTCCGCAATCGCCCCACCAAATCACTACACAAATCTTCAAACTGGGAACGAGTCAGGCGAGTTTCTAGATGTTTGGGGCCATCTACAGTGGCGGTGATGAAGGGTAAATTAATATCAGTGACGCTGACAGCAGAAAGTTCTCTTTTGGCTTTCTCTGCTGCTTCCATCAAACGTTGTAAGGCTTGGCGATCGCGTCTTAAGTCTACCTCTTCTGTTTCCAGAAATTGCTCTGCTAGCCAATCTACAATTTTTTTGTCAAAGTCGTTACCACCAAGTTGCGTGTCTCCACTGGTAGCTTTGACTTCAAATATGCCATCGCCAACTTCCAGAATCGATACGTCAAAAGTACCGCCACCCAAGTCAAATACTAAGATAGTTTCCGTCTCACCCCGATCAAATCCATAAGCTAAAGATGCAGCAGTTGGTTCATTGAGAATCCGCAGCACCTCTAAACCGGCAATTCTGCCAGCATCGCGGGTTGCCTGCCGCTGAGAATCGTTAAAATAAGCGGGTACTGTAATCACTGCCCCTGTGACTGGTTCACCCAAATAGCGACTAGCATCGTCTGCCAATTTCTTCAGCACCATTGCCGAAATTTCTTCTGGGGCGAAATCCTTATTGAGACGGGGACAGGCAACTTTAATATTACCTACTTCGTCTTTGCGGATGGTGTAGGGTACTCGCTTGGAATCTGGACTAAGTTCGCCATATTTGCGCCCAATGAAGCGTTTAACTGCGAAAAAGGTATTTTGTGGATTGAGGATGGTTTGTCGCCGTGCCATTTCCCCAACCACCCTTTCACCTTCTTTGCTGAAGCCAACTACGGAGGGGGTTGTTCGCATTCCTTCTGCATTGGCAATCACCATCGGCTTGCCACCCTCCATAACGGCGACTACTGAGTTGGTTGTACCCAAGTCGATGCCGACTACCTTGCCCATGCGTTACTCTTCTCCTAAAGTGTCTTATATATTATTTATTATGATTGGGCGGAACTACCTCTAGCTTTGTGCTACAGGATGAAAACACCTCAATAGTATAATAGTCATCATTAAGGCAGTAAGCTAAGAAGTGCAGCTAAAGGAGATAGTTGCAAGACTAGGATAGCATTGACGATGATTGGTATGTCCAAGCAGCCTCAATTCTTGTTATCCGCCTACTTCTATGCACTGGATCTGCAAGTTGGTAAATGCACCTTAATAATACTTGCTTTGCTTGTTTGAGTGCCTGAAAACTCTAATATTGCCACTATTTTAAAGAATTGAATTTAACAGAGCGATTACAAACTTCCCTGAGTGAGATAGCGCGAGAACGCGATCCTTACATGGCAACGGCTGGACATTTTTTTGTCCAAGAATACATCCGCCAGCAATTTTCCCAATGGGGGAGTGTGGAAATCCACACCTTTGAAGTCAGAGGTAAAGCTTGTAAGAACTTGATATTAAATTTACCCTCCCAAGCTAGACGACAAAAAAAGGATTTGCCACCTATTTTAATTGGTGCTCATTATGATGCTGTTCCGGGAACACCAGGAGCTGATGATAATGCCACTGGTGTAGCGGTGTTGCTGGAATTAGCGAGAAAGTTTGCTGCCGAACCTGTAAGATATCCCTTAAGGCTGGTTGCTTTCGATATGGAAGAATACGGCTTACTGGGTAGTGCTGACTATGCAGCTCTGTTGCGTCAACAAAAGCAACAGCTACGCTTAATGATCTCCCTAGAAATGCTGGGCTATAAGGATTCTACACCTGGTTCTCAAAGTTACCCCCCTCCTCTGGAACGCTTCTACCCAGATAAAGGTGATTTTATTGCTTTAATTGGCAATTTGCGAACATTGCCTGATTTAATTGGCATGAGCCGTAATATTCGCAAAGCTGGCGTACCTAGTCAATGGCTACCCGTGCCGAATCGAGGTTTAATAGTTCCTCAAACCAGACTTAGTGATCATGCACCTTTCTGGGATTTAGGTTATCCGGCAATTATGGTCACAGATACGGCATTCTTGCGAAATCCACATTATCACAAACCTAGTGATGCGATCGCTACTTTAGATTTAGATTTTCTTCGCGGTGGATGTGAAGGGTTGGAAATTGCGATTCGGCAGTTGTGAAAAATTAAGATAAATTAATAAGTTTATCTTTTGCCCTCTAAAACATCATTCAACCTGTCGTTTCCTGCAATAATCTGGTCTGCACTTTCCATGAGCTAACGGTACATATCCTATCGATTATGACCATACAGCACTAGTCACTATCATGTACCCCAGTAAATCAAAAAGTTCTAACCTCTACTAATCCGGCTTTGTAAATTAACTTCTTAGACATAACTTTTTTAAGTTATGTCTTTTTTTTGGTAGTTAGTCTCCACTGGAGGGACAGGTACAAAGTATCCACCCAAAAAACCACTTCATTAAGCAATACGGTTCACTTAAGAAAATTGTCGGTTGGGTAGAACGAAGTGAAACCCAACAAAGTCACGCAAGTGTTGGGTTTCGTTCCTTAACCCAACCTACGCAGAAGTTGAGTTTTAGGCTTAACTGAACTGTATTGCTTCATTAAGGAACTGGAATTCAAAGTGAGCATCTTAACTTTTTCATTCTCAACACCGCATAAAGCTTAACCGAAAAGTATTGGAAGATAGGAGAGCAGGAGAACAGCGGAAAATAACCGATGCCCAATGCCCCATGTCCAATACAACTCTTGGAGAGGCTGCGCCAACGGCAAAGGCTCCATCGAGCGTTCGCGTAGCGTCTCTAAGAGTTGTCGAGATGCTCAGTACAAGTGCCCAATGCCCAATTCAGTTGTTACCAACTACCACTTTATGACTCTGGGAATTGTACGAATTGACACGAAACAATGAGGCTAATGAATGCCAAGATCAAAAAAAGGATGCTTCAAGGATATTAAAAGTACTATGCCAGAATTACACCAATCAATTGCCCAGCATTACCACGAACGGACTAAATACGACCCTGAGACTCTCGCCTCCAAAAGTCAAGGGATAGACTGGGCTAAACAGCCAGTGCCTTTCAAAGAGTACAAAATTGGCTCTACTTTTGCTCTCAAACCCTATATCCAAGAAAAACCAGAGGGATTTGTTAATAATCCAGATGCTCAATGGTGGCAAAGACTTTCACGGCTGCTGTTTCACAGCTATGGATTGACGGCGAGAATGCCTTCTATGGGTAGTGGGGTGTATTTACGTGCTGCTCCCAGTGCAGGCGGACTATACCCTGCCGAAGTCTATGTGGTTTCCCGTGGCACGGCGTTATTGCCGCCTGGTCTGTATAACTACCAGTGTCGGACTCATTCTCTAATGCATTATTGGGAAAGTGATGTTTGGCAAACTCTCCAAGCTGCTTGTTTCTGGCATCCTTCCTTAGAAAATACCCAACTAGCAATTATTGTCACTGCGGTTTTCTATCGTTCTGCGTGGCGCTATGAAGATCGGGCTTATCGCCGGATTTTTCTAGATGCGGGACACCTGTTGGGCAATATCGAATTGGCTGCTGCCATTAATGACTATCGCCCCCATTTAATCGGCGGTTTTGTGGATGAATCGGTAAACGATCTGCTTTATATCGATCCGCAACAAGAAGGTGCGATCGCTGTCTTACCTCTGGCAGACTTGTTAGATGTCAATCAAAATTTGCCATTGGGATGTACTGCTTTACCTTCCGCCACTGAAACCAGTTATCCCCAAATCCCCGATGGCGAACTGCTAACATATTTCCATCGACACACCCAGATCCAATCAGGTATAACTGGCAATCTCAATTTACCAACTATCAAACAAGAAAAATCTTTGGAGGATAAATATAACTTTCCTTTCTGCTTAAAAATTCCCACCACCACCGCACCTATAGAGTGGGGAAAAAAGCTGTCAGAACTGGAAAATACTATGTACAAGCGACGCTCTACCCGCGCTTATAATGGTGATGATTTAACCTTCGATGAATTGAAAGATTTACTCGATTTTACTTACCAACCGCAAAATTACATCGACCAAAGTTTAGATATTTCTCCAGACTACTTTGATCTGAATTTAATAGAAACATTCATTGCTGTCTGCGGAGTTAAAGGATTGGAGGCAGGTTGTTACTATTACGCGCCCAAAGCCCAAGAATTACGCCAAATTCGGTTTAAAAACTTTCGGCGAGAGTTATATTTTCTCTGTTTGGGGCAAGAATTAGGGCGAGATGCAGCAGCGGTGTTGTTTCATACAGCTGATCTGAAAGCTGCGATCGCTCAGTATGGCGATCGCGTTTATCGTTACTTACATATGGATGCTGGCCATTTGGGACAACGCCTGAATTTAGCCGCAGTCCACCTGAATCTAGGCGTCAGTGGTATCGGTGGATTCTTTGATGACCAAGTAAATGAAGTTTTGGGTATCCCTGCTGATGAAGCTGTTTTATATATCACTACATTGGGACGCCCAAGATAAAACAAACCACTAATAACACAAAGTACCCAAAGATTCTTTGCGTACTTTGCGGTTAGCTTACATCCCGATTTTTGGAATTAGCAACTTGGGTTTGGTAGTGCCGCCATTTTTCCTGTTGACGCGCTCTTTTCTCCTCGGTGAGGCTATCAAAACAATGGGGACAGGAGATACCTTGCTCATACTTACTAGACGCCTTATCTGATTCAGAAATCGGACGCCCACAACTGAAGCACCGCTCACAACTTCCTGACTCCAATCCATGACTGACGGCTATCCGCTCGTCAAAGACAAAACATTCTCCTTCCCACAAACTTTCCTCTGCTGGAATTTCTGACAAATACTTGAGAATGCCGCCTTTGAGATGATAAACTTCTGCAAAGCCTTGGACAAGCATGAAGGATGAGGCTTTTTCACAACGAATACCGCCCGTACAAAACAGAGCAACCTTTTTGTGTTTCGTTGGGTCGAGGTGGTGGCGCACATAATTAGGGAATTCCCGGAATGAGCTAGTCTGGGGATTTTCTGCTCCTTGGAAAGTACCGATATTCACCTCATAATCATTGCGGGTGTCAATCACGGTTACTTCTGGATCACAAATCAAATTATTCCATTCCTGGGGACTGACATAAGTACCAATTTGTTCATTTGGGTCAATTTCAGGCAATCCCAAAGTGACAATTTCTGGCTTCAACCGCACCTTCATCCGCTCAAAGGGCGGGGTTTCGGTATGGGACTCTTTGTATTCTAGGTCTGCTAGACGGGGGTCAGAACGCAGAAACCAGAGAACAGAATCAATCGCCTGACGCGAACCTGCAATTGTACCGTTAATGCCTTCTTGTGCCAGCAAAATTGTCCCTTTGACACCTTGCGTTTGGCAATAAGATAGCAGAGGATCTCGTTTATCGGTAAAATCTGGCAGCTTGACAAATTTATACAGTGCTGCAACAACTTGGATATTTTCTGGCTTCATCCCTTTAGTAACGGAACAATATAAGTTACAATAGCAACGGTCAACCAAAGTTACCTACTATTTTAATTTTATGGGGGTTTAGCTCAGTTGGTAGAGCGCCTGCTTTGCAAGCAGGATGTCAGCGGTTCGAGTCCGCTAACCTCCATTAGATATGATTTATCTAAATGTGCGATCGCAAATTTAAAAAGCGATCGCTTGGAATATCCCAAAGAAAACACACCTAAATCAAAACCCCATTCTCTAGTACAGAATGGGGTTTTAGCACTTTCTAGGCAAGGGGTTAAGCCAGAGGTAAGTTGGTATTGCATCCAATTGCCCTATCTTCAAAGCCGTACTTAGTTAGAGAAATCTCTAGATAATGAAGTCAACTCTGCCCTGACAGCACTCAGATAATTTTGATCGTTCAAAATTTGCGGCGGTAATTTGTTAGCATTGACAGCGGCCCTAACTAAATCTTCCCCAACAATCTTTCTGTTCTGGCGTTCAGAGATTAGAGTTCCCCCACTGGGAATACCCTGCTGCTTTAAACCACCTTGGTAAGCAAGAGAAACGAGATTAAAGGGTTTGAGGTAGCTAGCATTCTTGGAATTACTGTTTAATGTGTTAGAGTTGATACCTATGTTTGTGTGCCCAGCATCAGCATAATTATTATCTGTGGGTGGTTCAGCGTTAGCAATTCCAGATGTAAGCGCAAAAGCACCAATAATCGCTACAGAATTAATCAAAGTTGCAAGTTTCATAGGGTTATCCTTGTAAGGTTTAATTACTTTATTTTTACTAACAGTGTCTCTTTCGTTATAAACCTTAGCCTCGTACATTTAGCTCATCCAATTGGTTGAATTATTTTTCACCCATTTGAGTGAGTCTCTAAAGCTGTCAGGAATAGTTTAATTCACAACATTTCAGTTTACTTGTTTGGAAAAAGGGGAAAAGGTAAAGATGGGGCGATTAAGTACTGCTACAATAAGCGTTTTAGTTGGCAGGCTCAAGAGCCAATTAATCAAAGTTTGGCTTATATATACTTAGGGGGTTGTTTGAAAA from Nostoc sp. UHCC 0926 includes these protein-coding regions:
- a CDS encoding DUF3143 domain-containing protein yields the protein MPLLPSDTPLYNHSLPQIEQWLKDQGCQQDDIQRHCWRVQRPSWQAELWLDVEQIVVRYVQSGENGQDIQRSFKYSLSRDDIEQAVFSGP
- a CDS encoding J domain-containing protein; this translates as MPQSSKPTYYSLLGLHPSASVIEIRRAYRQLSKRYHPDTTDLPTAIATPKFQQINEAYATLSHPESRLSYDLKIGYSRFGVIQPPSDLNHPVSRSHDWSKSAYLDASDRPLSSGEIFALFMLVLTFVGCLLLAVAIGLTRGEAAFQTHLLQLTTSVQQQITHASQLITPMIIKN
- a CDS encoding J domain-containing protein translates to MQNLPNFRDYYEILGVSKDASSEEIKKVYRRLARQYHPDLNPGNKASEEKFKDIGEAYEVLSDPAKRSQYDQFSRYWKQKGFAGNPKTPKTKTWQSSQSDRNSNQDVDPSQFSDFESFINQVIGVKNKNGTSNSSNGNTSDPFRSPRTKVVYTPNTPPRTTRRDIEARLTLPLEKAYQGGNERIRLEDGRSLEVNMPPGMVTGQTIRLRNQGVGGGDLYLKITVELHPLFKLEGLNILCQVPVTPSEAVLGGQVEAPTLDGPVKMTIPPGVRSGQKFRLGNKGYPSDDGKRGDQLVEVQIVTPKNISQEERELYEKVRQIETFKPRADLLR
- the dnaK gene encoding molecular chaperone DnaK, with the translated sequence MGKVVGIDLGTTNSVVAVMEGGKPMVIANAEGMRTTPSVVGFSKEGERVVGEMARRQTILNPQNTFFAVKRFIGRKYGELSPDSKRVPYTIRKDEVGNIKVACPRLNKDFAPEEISAMVLKKLADDASRYLGEPVTGAVITVPAYFNDSQRQATRDAGRIAGLEVLRILNEPTAASLAYGFDRGETETILVFDLGGGTFDVSILEVGDGIFEVKATSGDTQLGGNDFDKKIVDWLAEQFLETEEVDLRRDRQALQRLMEAAEKAKRELSAVSVTDINLPFITATVDGPKHLETRLTRSQFEDLCSDLVGRLRTPVKRALKDAGLSPRDIEEVVLVGGSTRMPMVKQLVRDLIGTEPNENVNPDEVVGVGAAIQAGILAGELKDVLLLDVTPLSLGLETIGGVMKKLIPRNTTIPVRRSDIFSTSENNQNTVEIHVVQGERDMAANNKSLGRFKLYGIPPAPRGIPQVQVSFDIDANGILQVTALDRTTGREQSITIQGASTLNESEVNRMIQDAQKYADVDRERKERVEKRTRSEALIIQAERQLRDVALEFGMQFARSRRQRIDNICRDLKESLKENSDRGIDQAYADLQDALYDLNREVRQSYDEEEDDDLFGTIRDIFTGGDKDKERESPRDTYRERDSYGKDYGRDYGKDYGKDYSRDSRSSYESRPPRKSRPSYQDNWDDEEDNDWS
- a CDS encoding M28 family peptidase — protein: MNLTERLQTSLSEIARERDPYMATAGHFFVQEYIRQQFSQWGSVEIHTFEVRGKACKNLILNLPSQARRQKKDLPPILIGAHYDAVPGTPGADDNATGVAVLLELARKFAAEPVRYPLRLVAFDMEEYGLLGSADYAALLRQQKQQLRLMISLEMLGYKDSTPGSQSYPPPLERFYPDKGDFIALIGNLRTLPDLIGMSRNIRKAGVPSQWLPVPNRGLIVPQTRLSDHAPFWDLGYPAIMVTDTAFLRNPHYHKPSDAIATLDLDFLRGGCEGLEIAIRQL
- a CDS encoding SagB/ThcOx family dehydrogenase, which produces MPELHQSIAQHYHERTKYDPETLASKSQGIDWAKQPVPFKEYKIGSTFALKPYIQEKPEGFVNNPDAQWWQRLSRLLFHSYGLTARMPSMGSGVYLRAAPSAGGLYPAEVYVVSRGTALLPPGLYNYQCRTHSLMHYWESDVWQTLQAACFWHPSLENTQLAIIVTAVFYRSAWRYEDRAYRRIFLDAGHLLGNIELAAAINDYRPHLIGGFVDESVNDLLYIDPQQEGAIAVLPLADLLDVNQNLPLGCTALPSATETSYPQIPDGELLTYFHRHTQIQSGITGNLNLPTIKQEKSLEDKYNFPFCLKIPTTTAPIEWGKKLSELENTMYKRRSTRAYNGDDLTFDELKDLLDFTYQPQNYIDQSLDISPDYFDLNLIETFIAVCGVKGLEAGCYYYAPKAQELRQIRFKNFRRELYFLCLGQELGRDAAAVLFHTADLKAAIAQYGDRVYRYLHMDAGHLGQRLNLAAVHLNLGVSGIGGFFDDQVNEVLGIPADEAVLYITTLGRPR
- the trhO gene encoding oxygen-dependent tRNA uridine(34) hydroxylase TrhO; the protein is MKPENIQVVAALYKFVKLPDFTDKRDPLLSYCQTQGVKGTILLAQEGINGTIAGSRQAIDSVLWFLRSDPRLADLEYKESHTETPPFERMKVRLKPEIVTLGLPEIDPNEQIGTYVSPQEWNNLICDPEVTVIDTRNDYEVNIGTFQGAENPQTSSFREFPNYVRHHLDPTKHKKVALFCTGGIRCEKASSFMLVQGFAEVYHLKGGILKYLSEIPAEESLWEGECFVFDERIAVSHGLESGSCERCFSCGRPISESDKASSKYEQGISCPHCFDSLTEEKRARQQEKWRHYQTQVANSKNRDVS